The following DNA comes from Limnobacter sp. SAORIC-580.
GCTGCTGGCAAGCCCAAGAATGCCGATTTGTTCGAATAAAGAATTTTGTTTTATCTCTGCCGTGTCTGTATTGGTCAGTATTCCGTGAACCAATATCTGTGATCCCGGTTGCGGACTTTTCAGGGTTGGTGTGATTCCCTCTTTGTCAGGGAAACCTAAAGACCCTAACACTGCGACCCACTTGAACCTTAGGTTCAGGGATCGGGCCAGTATGGCATCGGCAGAGACCCCCACACCGGGGCGATTGAACCTACGTTCAGTCGCCTCTTTTTTTATCCTGTCCAGATTCAAACCAAAAAAAATTTAATCACCATGTTCGATCCGGTTTTTATAGTTTCACTGCTTGTTTTGGGTGTAGTCAGCGGCGTGTTGGCTGGCTTGTTGGGCATTGGTGGCGGCATGCTGCTGGTGCCCTTTCTCACTTTCCTGATGGTTAGCCAGGGCGTTCCCGTCGAACATGTGGTGCACTCCTCCATTGCCACCTCACTGGCCATCATCATGTTTACCAGTATTTCGAGCATGCGTGCTCACCACAAGGCTGGCGCGGTGCGATGGGACATCGTGAAGTTCCTCACCCCAGGTATTCTCATCGGTGGGTTTATTGGATCAAAAGTGGTGTCTTATTTGCCCACCAAAGAACTGGCATTCGTATTCGGTGCTTTTGTTATTTTTTCCGCTTACCAAATGTATGCCGACAAGAAACCCAAACCAAGCCGCACTTTGCCGGGGAAAGCAGGTCTTGCGGCTGTGGGTGGCGTAATTGGGGCAGCCTCGGCAATTGTAGGCGCCGGGGGTGGGTTTCTGTCGGTGCCCTTTATGGTGTGGAGCAACATCAACCTGCGCAATGCTGTGGCAACATCCGCTGCCTTGGGTTTCCCGATTGCCGTGTTTTCAAGTGCCGCTTACGTAATCAACGGGCAACATTTGCAAGGCATGCCAGCCGGGTCACTGGGCTATGTTTATTTGCCCGCTGTGGCCTGCGTGGCAGCGATGAGCGTGCTATTTGCCCCTTATGGTGCAAAACTGGCGCACACCCTGCCTGTCAAAAAGATCAAGCGCATTTTTGCACTGCTGCTGGCTTTCATTGCCATGTCCATGATTTACAAGGCAGTTACCGGCTTTTAATTCAATATCACTTGCTGCGTTTGCTGCCCTTGCCTGCTTTTGCCTGGGCAGCTTCCAACGCAGTCATGGTTTCAAGCCCTGTGGGCTTGTTTCTTGACCAGGCCAACAAGGCGAACCCACCCAGAATCATGGGCACACACAACCATTGCCCCATCGACAATCCCAGAGAAAGCGTACCCAAAAAGCGGTCTGGCTCACGGGCATACTCCACCACAAAACGGGCGGCACCATAGCCAATCAAAAACCAGGCTGACACTGCCGCACGCGGGCGTGGCTTGCTGGCAAACCACCAAAGCCCAATGAACAAGGCAATACCTTCCAAACTCATTTGGTAAAGCTGTGATGGGTGGCGTGCAATTGCATCGCCCGCCTGCGGAAACACAACCCCCCACCAGCCATCGGTCGGGCGCCCCCACAACTCACCATTGATAAAGTTGCCAAGACGACCCAAGGCCAATCCGATTGGCACAGCGGGCGCCACAAAATCCATCACATCAAAAAACTTCCAGTCTTTGTACCTGCCGTAAATAAAACACACCAGCAACACGCCGAGAAACCCACCATGAAAAGACATTCCGCCTTCCCAAATTGCGAGAATTTCGCCAGGGTTGGCCATGTAGTAGTCAGGCTTGTAAAAAAACACATAGCCCAATCGACCACCCAGAATGACACCCAAAACCGCCCAGGTCAGCATATTGTCCACATCGGACATTTTGATGGCCGGGAACAAATGCAAGCGGCGCTTGGCGAGCATGATGAAGGCAACAAAAGCCAACAAATACATCAAACCGTACCAGCGAATGGCCACAGGGCCGATCGAAATGGCAATGGGATCGAATTCAGGATGTACAAACATGGAAAACCCGGAATGTGAAAAACCGTTCAATTGTACTGCCCTAGGGACTACCCTTTGATGAATGAACGTCTTCCTGCGCCCAGCGGAGCATCATAAAATGGTAAATTCTCGTTTTGAATCCAATTCCACCTGCGAGCTTTTGCAATGAGCATCAATCGACGTTCCAAGAACATCACCCAGGGCGTGGCCCGTTCGCCCAACCGCGCGATGTACTTCGCCATGGGTTACAAAGACGAAGACTTCAACAACCCCATGATTGGTATTGCCAACGGTCATTCCACGATCACGCCTTGCAACAGTGGCCTGCAGCCATTGGCCGATGCAGCGGTGAAAGCAGTGAAAGAAGCTGGCGGCAACCCGCAAATTTTCGGAACCCCAACCATCTCCGATGGCATGAGCATGGGCACCGAGGGCATGAAGTATTCACTGGTCAGCCGTGAAGTGATTGCTGACTGTATCGAAACTGCGGTGCAAGGCCAGTGGATGGATGGGGTTCTGGTCATCGGTGGCTGCGACAAGAACATGCCTGGTGGCATGATCGGCATGGCCCGCATGAATGTGCCCGGCATTTATGTTTATGGCGGCACCATCAAGCCTGGGCGTTACAAAGGCAAAGACCTGACAATTGTGTCTGCCTTCGAAGCGGTGGGTGAATTCACTGCTGGCCGCATGAGCGAAGAAGATTTCAAGGGCATCGAGAAGAATGCATGCCCAAGTTCTGGTTCTTGTGGCGGCATGTACACAGCCAACACCATGAGCTCGGCATTCGAGGCATTGGGCATGAGCCTGCCCTACTCCAGCACCATGTCAAATATCGATGCGGAAAAGGTCACTTCGACTGAAGAATCAGCTCGCGTGCTGATCGAAGCGGTGCGCAACGACCTGAAGCCCCGCGACATCATTACCAAAAAGTCGATTGAAAATGCAGTGGCTGTGCTGATGGCCACTGGCGGATCGACCAATGCTGTGCTGCACTTCCTGGCCATCGCCAAGGCAGCGGATGTGGCCTGGAGCTACGAGGACTTCGAACGCGTGCGCCTGCGTACCCCCGTCATTTGCAATTTGAAGCCTTCTGGTCAGTATGTTGCAACCGACCTGCACGACGCGGGTGGTATTCCACAAGTCATGAAGATTTTGCTGGACGCCGGCCTGCTGCACGGCGATTGCATCACGATTACCGGCAAAACGATTGCTGAAACACTGGCAGATATTCCGTCGGTGCCCCGTGCAGATCAAAACGTGATCATGCCCATCGAGAAAGCCCTGTACAAGCAAGGTCACCTGGCGATTTTGAAAGGCAACCTGGCGCCCGAAGGTGCTGTGGCCAAGATTACCGGCTTGAAGAACCCTGTGATTACCGGCCCAGCCAAGGTATTTGACGACGAACAAAGCGCGATGGACGCAATTTTGGGCGACAAAATCAAAGACGGCGATGTGATTATTCTTCGCTATCTGGGCCCCAAAGGCGGCCCAGGCATGCCCGAAATGCTTGCCCCAACCTCGGCAATTATTGGCAAAGGTCTCGGCGAAACAGTAGGCCTGATTACCGACGGTCGTTTCTCGGGCGGTACCTGGGGTATGGTGGTAGGCCACGTGGCACCGGAGGCTTACGTTGGTGGCCCAATTGCACTGATCAAGGAAGGCGATTCCATCACTATGGATGCGCACCAGAAATTGTTGCAGATCAATGTTAGCGACGAAGAATTGGCGAAGCGCCGTGAAAGCTGGGTAAAACCCAAACCACGTTACACCACGGGTGTACTGGCCAAATTCGCAGCCTTGGCCAGCAGCGCCAGCAAAGGTGCCGTCACCGATGGTGATCTCGACCTGTAAACTTGCAAACGCTTACCTAAAAGGAAAACCCCGGCGCTGGCGTCGGGGTTTTTTGTTTTGAAAATGTCGAATGCGTGCCTCTAGCTGGCGCTTTCTAAACTGCTGTCGGCGAACATCCAGACCAAGCCAGGGTTCAAAAAGTTCAAACCAGCAAATGGCCATGAGGAAGGGCAAAGCAATGGAGAACCACTCCCAATTGCTTACGGGATGAACACCGCCTAGTTTCATTGTGAGCAAAAGGATGCCCAGAAGGATAAAAATCATGCTGTTTCACATGACAAACAACTGCGTTGTCTGCCAAAATGACGCCCGAGACGTTATTAATGTGATAACTGTAACAAAGTGAGGAGTTCAGTATGATCAAGCAAATGGGTGTCTTGGCGATTGCAGCCACCATGGTTGCTCTACCGTTGTCAGCCAGCGCCGACGAAGCATTGGCCAAGAGCAAAGCCTGCTTGGCCTGCCATCAGGTTCAGAAAAAAGTAGTTGGTCCGGCTTTTAAAGACGTTGCCGCCAAGTACAAAGGTCAAGCAGGTGCAGAAGCAATGCTGGCCGGCAAAATCAAGAACGGTACCAAAGGCGTTTGGGGTCCTGTTCCCATGCCTGCTCAAAACGTGACCGAAGACGAAGCCAAGAAATTGGCCGCCTGGGTACTGGCGCTGTAATTAGTTTGCAAGCAATTCAAAAAGCCAAGGTGTTGCGCCTTGGCTTTTTTTCATTCCAGATTAACCATCAAGACCCGTCAAACTGAATGTTCTGCTTTTTCACCAAAGCGTGCATTCGTTCCATTTCCTGCCTGATTTCAGCAGCATGTTGAGCAGGTGTGTTTCCCACAGGCTCTGCACCGCTGGCCCGCAGGCGTTCCTGAACTTCAGGTAGCTTGAGAACTTTCACTGTGGCGGCGTTCAACTTTTGAACAATGGAATCGGGAGTGGCAGCAGGTGCAACCAACCCATACCAAACTGGTTCATTCACTGCCGTTAATCCCAACTCTTTAAAGGTGGGTACATTCGGAAGTGATTCAAGCCGGTTAGGCCAGGCCACAGCCAAGGCGCGCAAGCGATCTGCCTTGATGTGCGACATGGATGAAGGCAGATTGTCGAACATCATGTCCACAGACCCGCCCAGCAGGTCATTCAGTGCAGGGCCGGCACCGCGATACGGCACATGCAAAATATCAGTGCCTGTTTCAACCTTGAACTGCTCACCCACCATTTGCTGAATACTGCACTGCCCTGATGTTGCAAAACTCAACTTGCCCGGGTTCTTTTTCACATGCGTCAAAAACTGTTTGAAGTCTTGCGCGGGAAACTTTGGATTCACGGTTAAAACATTTGGAGAACCCGCCATATTGGTAATGGCCTTGAAGTCTTTGACCGGGTTGTAGGGCACTTTCGGGTTGCAGGCCGAGATTACCGCATGTGTTGACAGTGTAGACACACCCAAGGTGTACCCATCGGGTGCTGCCTTGGCCACCAGGCCAGCACCAATGCTGCCACCGCCGCCACCGCGGTTGTCGACGATCACAGATTGTCCCAGTTCTTTACCCAACTTGTCCGCCACAATTCTGGCAACAATGTCAGTAGTTCCTCCCGCCGCAAACGGCACTACCAGTGTGATAGTTTTGCTGGGGTAATTGTCAGCGATGGCTGAGCCTGTTGCACAGGTCAGCAGCATTGCAGTGAATAGTGTTTTTTTGATACCGCAGAAAATCATTCATCATCTCCACTTGTTATTGGCCACAACCTGAGGCGGTTGTGGCTCAACACTTAAGTGGTGGATGATCAACAGAAGTTCGTGACTGTTAAAAATTAGTACTGATTAAATTTACAAAATAAAAATGTATCCCCCATCGGTCCAACGCTGCTGGATTAATTCACAACCTTGACCGGAAACTTTCCTTGAGGGCCATAAGAATTCAATGTCACCGCAGCATTCAGCACATCACCGACTTCATCAAATGCAATAGTCCCGATCACTCCCTCGTGCCGAATCTCTTTCAACTTCGGAAGATACTTCTTGGGGTCTGCTGACTTTGCATTTTTCATGGCCATGCCCATGGTCATGACTGCATCGTATACAAAAGGCGCATAAACCTGAATGTCCGCCTTGAACTGGGCTTTGAATCGTTTCTCGAATGCGGGTCCGCCCGGCATTTTGCTCAAGGCCATACCGCCCTCGGCGCAAAGCACATTCGAGCCCACATTGTCTCCGCCCAAACGCATTAATTCGGTTGTACAAATACCATCACCGCCAATCAGCTTTGCCTTGATACCCAATTGCTTCATCTGGCGCAGCATTGGGCCTGCCTGTGCGTCCATACCCCCGTAAAACACCAGGTCAGGATTCACACGCTTGACCGAGGTCAAGATGGCCGCAAAGTCAGTGGCCTTGTCATTGGTGTAGTGGCGCTCCAGCACCTTCACGCCTTTGGCTTCAAGCTGCTTCGTAAAAATATCAGCCAATGGCTGTCCATAACCGGTGCGGTCATCAATGACCACCACCCGCTTCACTTTCATTTCGTCGACTGCATACTTGGCCAAGGCAACGCCCAACACGCCATCGTGCGCAATCACTCTGAACACCGACTCAAACCCTTGCTTTGTTACTTTGGGTGTGGTGGCTGAAGGTGTAATTTGGGGAATTCCGCAGTCATAATAAATACGGGATGCGGGAATGGTGGTGCCGCTGTTCAAGTGCCCTACAATGCCGTTTACTTTCATGTCACACAATTTTTGCGCCACGATCGCACCAGTTTTTGGGTCAGCGGCATCGTCTTCTGCAACCAGCTGAAACTTGGCGGTGCCACCATCCACCTGAATTTTCATTTTATTCAAATCGTCGATCGCCAACCTGGCGCCCGATTCATTGTCTTTGCCGTAGTGGGCCTGTGGTCCCGAGAGCGGGGCAATGTGCCCTATCTTGACCAACACGTCCTTGGCGTGGACAGCACCGCCTGCCAAAGTCATCAACACCGGTACGCACAACAATGAATGTTTTAAATACCGGAAACGGGAAAGGTTCATGGCCACCTCTAACTTGTTTTTATGATTAATTCCATCAATGTAGCATCTAAACCGGGAATGGGTTCAGCTGTCAATTAACTGACTTCTTTCTGAAGAAATACGCGAAACCCAAACCCAATTTGCTCTATTCTTTTTCCGACAACCCTTATCTCAATCGCATTGGCGTACATGGATATATTTGCTCAACAACTGATCAACGGCTTGGTACTTGGCAGTATTTATGCCTTGGTGGCGCTCGGGTACACGATGGTGTATGGCGTGTTGGGTTTGATCAATTTCGCCCATGGCGAAGTGGTTATGATCGGTGCCATGGTGGCCTTTAGCGCCATCACTTTGTTTATGGGTGTTTTCCCGGAAACTCCGGGCTGGATTCTTTTCCTGGTGGGTGTGCTGTGCGCTGTGCCTGTGTGCATGCTGGTCAGTTTCTCAATTGAACGCTTGGCCTATCGCCCCTTGCGAAATGCACCCCGGCTTGCACCCTTGATTTCGGCTATCGGCGTTTCAATCATTTTGCAAACCTTGGCCATGATCATTTGGGGGCGCAATTACCTCATCTTTCCGGCCACCTTGCCCACAGACCCGATTGTGTTGTACACCTT
Coding sequences within:
- a CDS encoding sulfite exporter TauE/SafE family protein, which gives rise to MFDPVFIVSLLVLGVVSGVLAGLLGIGGGMLLVPFLTFLMVSQGVPVEHVVHSSIATSLAIIMFTSISSMRAHHKAGAVRWDIVKFLTPGILIGGFIGSKVVSYLPTKELAFVFGAFVIFSAYQMYADKKPKPSRTLPGKAGLAAVGGVIGAASAIVGAGGGFLSVPFMVWSNINLRNAVATSAALGFPIAVFSSAAYVINGQHLQGMPAGSLGYVYLPAVACVAAMSVLFAPYGAKLAHTLPVKKIKRIFALLLAFIAMSMIYKAVTGF
- the lgt gene encoding prolipoprotein diacylglyceryl transferase, which produces MFVHPEFDPIAISIGPVAIRWYGLMYLLAFVAFIMLAKRRLHLFPAIKMSDVDNMLTWAVLGVILGGRLGYVFFYKPDYYMANPGEILAIWEGGMSFHGGFLGVLLVCFIYGRYKDWKFFDVMDFVAPAVPIGLALGRLGNFINGELWGRPTDGWWGVVFPQAGDAIARHPSQLYQMSLEGIALFIGLWWFASKPRPRAAVSAWFLIGYGAARFVVEYAREPDRFLGTLSLGLSMGQWLCVPMILGGFALLAWSRNKPTGLETMTALEAAQAKAGKGSKRSK
- the ilvD gene encoding dihydroxy-acid dehydratase — protein: MSINRRSKNITQGVARSPNRAMYFAMGYKDEDFNNPMIGIANGHSTITPCNSGLQPLADAAVKAVKEAGGNPQIFGTPTISDGMSMGTEGMKYSLVSREVIADCIETAVQGQWMDGVLVIGGCDKNMPGGMIGMARMNVPGIYVYGGTIKPGRYKGKDLTIVSAFEAVGEFTAGRMSEEDFKGIEKNACPSSGSCGGMYTANTMSSAFEALGMSLPYSSTMSNIDAEKVTSTEESARVLIEAVRNDLKPRDIITKKSIENAVAVLMATGGSTNAVLHFLAIAKAADVAWSYEDFERVRLRTPVICNLKPSGQYVATDLHDAGGIPQVMKILLDAGLLHGDCITITGKTIAETLADIPSVPRADQNVIMPIEKALYKQGHLAILKGNLAPEGAVAKITGLKNPVITGPAKVFDDEQSAMDAILGDKIKDGDVIILRYLGPKGGPGMPEMLAPTSAIIGKGLGETVGLITDGRFSGGTWGMVVGHVAPEAYVGGPIALIKEGDSITMDAHQKLLQINVSDEELAKRRESWVKPKPRYTTGVLAKFAALASSASKGAVTDGDLDL
- a CDS encoding TIGR04438 family Trp-rich protein gives rise to the protein MIFILLGILLLTMKLGGVHPVSNWEWFSIALPFLMAICWFELFEPWLGLDVRRQQFRKRQLEARIRHFQNKKPRRQRRGFPFR
- a CDS encoding c-type cytochrome, whose translation is MIKQMGVLAIAATMVALPLSASADEALAKSKACLACHQVQKKVVGPAFKDVAAKYKGQAGAEAMLAGKIKNGTKGVWGPVPMPAQNVTEDEAKKLAAWVLAL
- a CDS encoding tripartite tricarboxylate transporter substrate binding protein BugE, whose protein sequence is MIFCGIKKTLFTAMLLTCATGSAIADNYPSKTITLVVPFAAGGTTDIVARIVADKLGKELGQSVIVDNRGGGGGSIGAGLVAKAAPDGYTLGVSTLSTHAVISACNPKVPYNPVKDFKAITNMAGSPNVLTVNPKFPAQDFKQFLTHVKKNPGKLSFATSGQCSIQQMVGEQFKVETGTDILHVPYRGAGPALNDLLGGSVDMMFDNLPSSMSHIKADRLRALAVAWPNRLESLPNVPTFKELGLTAVNEPVWYGLVAPAATPDSIVQKLNAATVKVLKLPEVQERLRASGAEPVGNTPAQHAAEIRQEMERMHALVKKQNIQFDGS
- a CDS encoding branched-chain amino acid ABC transporter substrate-binding protein, which codes for MNLSRFRYLKHSLLCVPVLMTLAGGAVHAKDVLVKIGHIAPLSGPQAHYGKDNESGARLAIDDLNKMKIQVDGGTAKFQLVAEDDAADPKTGAIVAQKLCDMKVNGIVGHLNSGTTIPASRIYYDCGIPQITPSATTPKVTKQGFESVFRVIAHDGVLGVALAKYAVDEMKVKRVVVIDDRTGYGQPLADIFTKQLEAKGVKVLERHYTNDKATDFAAILTSVKRVNPDLVFYGGMDAQAGPMLRQMKQLGIKAKLIGGDGICTTELMRLGGDNVGSNVLCAEGGMALSKMPGGPAFEKRFKAQFKADIQVYAPFVYDAVMTMGMAMKNAKSADPKKYLPKLKEIRHEGVIGTIAFDEVGDVLNAAVTLNSYGPQGKFPVKVVN